CCTGGGGCAGTAATGAGTGTTTCTCCGGGAGCTATTGGCGGTTTTGGCGCCAATCACCACTTACGACAATCTTTCGTCTTCTTAGATATTCCAGTTTTGCAACAGCCGGAATCTTATATAGGTGGCGCAGGAAGCTTGTTTGATATACAAGGTGAACTTACGAACGAAGACACTAAGAAATACATTCAGCAATTTATGAATGCCTATGCCCACTGGGTTGAATTAAATACACATAGTAAATAGGATTTGTTGTATTTGTCCCAGCAATTGCCTTGGATATATCAGGCAATTGCACTAAAATAGCACACCAACGACCACCCCGCTGCAAATAACTGGAAAATATAAAGGTAAAAAGGTACATTGCAGCTCTTAGTAATACAAAAATTCCCATTGAGGGAGAGAGGAATAATGCAAAAATCAGCACAACCGACAGAAGACCTATCAATGGTAGAATCATTTCCGATTGCCATTATTGTAGGCGTGTTCAATCGGCACATAACTCAGAACTTACAAGATGGCGTAATAACCCAATTACAAAAGCGGGGCATTAAGAAAGAACACATTAGTGTCTATGAGGTTCCAGGTGCTATTGAAATTCCTTTGATCGCTAAAAGGTTAGCAATGTCTAATTCAGTACAATCAATAATCACTTTAGGTTCTGTTATTCGCGGTGACACCAGCCACTATGATCTAGTCTGTACCATGGCTAGCGAAGGCTGTATGAAGGTCTCATTAAAATATAATATTCCCGTCATTTTTGGTTTATTAACGACGGAGAATGAAGAGCAAGCGTGGGATCGTTTAGGCGGAAAACACGGACATAAAGGTATAGAATTAGCCAATGCGGCAATTTCCATGCAGCAACTTTTAAATCAATTGCCGCGGTAATAATAGGTAGTAACTCATGGCCAATCAATACGAACAATTTGAGCAGCGCAAACAAGATCACATTAAGCTTTCCCTAATGCATGAAAACCAAACTGCTGACTTAAGTAAGTTTGACAGCATTCAGTTAATCCATGATGCGCTTCCCGATCTTAATTTTGATGAAATCACTATAGAGAGCATGCGATTTGGCCAAGTAGTAACCAAACCATTTCTAGTAAGCTCAATGACGGCAGGACATCGCCGGGCAGAGCATATCAATCAGCATTTAGTTGAAGCCTGCTCGCAAAGCGGCTGGGCCATGGGGGTTGGGTCCCAACGGCGCGAACTGATGGATCCTAAAGCTGCATTCGAATGGACTCACCTACGCAAGAGTTTTCCTAAGGTACATTTATACAGCAACTTAGGGATTGCACAATTAATTAATACTCCGCTTGCCGATATTCAGCGTCTAACCGATGCATTACAAGCAAATGCATTAATCATTCATTGCAACCCATTACAAGAATGTATGCAACCCGAAGGCACCACGGATTATAAGGGCTGTTGGCAAGCATTGGAGCAATTAGTTAAAAAGTTCCATTTACCGGTTATTATCAAAGAAACAGGCTGCGGTTTTTCTCAAAAAACCATGCAGCGTTTGACTGATATAGGTATTGCAGCACTCGACATAGGCGGCTTAGGTGGTACGCACTGGGGACGAATTGAAGGACACCGAGCAACCCAGGATCCCATACGCCATCAAGCAGCAATTACTTTTAAAAATTGGGGCATTGATACTGTCACTGCAGTGCAACAGGCAGCCGCATTAAAACCTGCTTTTGAAATTTGGGGATCGGGTGGTGTCACTAATGGTTTAAATGCTGCCAAATTATTTGCGCTAGGAGCCTCGACTGTAGGTTTTGCAAAGCCGATGCTTGAAGCAGCTTTGGACTCTACAGAGCAAGTTCTTTTGCAAATGCATACGATTGAATACGAATTAAAAGTTGCGATGTTTTGTACTGGCAGTCGTGTTCTTAATGATTTGACTCAGAAATTAGCTTAGAGAATCAGGCTACGTTGGATGGGGTTACTGTTTAAGGAAAACCTGGTTGCTCACAACCAGGCTACATTTATTAGGTGTGCTTTATTCGACTACTTCTTTCTTTTCTTCAAGGCTTCTCGACAAGCCAAGCTTCTCTTTCAAGCGTGCTACTGCATCTGGATCGTATTGACGTGTTGTTTTATGTTTTACAACAACTGCTGAGCGCGCAGGCTGAGCTGGTGCTTGTGCT
Above is a genomic segment from Legionella lytica containing:
- the fni gene encoding type 2 isopentenyl-diphosphate Delta-isomerase, with amino-acid sequence MANQYEQFEQRKQDHIKLSLMHENQTADLSKFDSIQLIHDALPDLNFDEITIESMRFGQVVTKPFLVSSMTAGHRRAEHINQHLVEACSQSGWAMGVGSQRRELMDPKAAFEWTHLRKSFPKVHLYSNLGIAQLINTPLADIQRLTDALQANALIIHCNPLQECMQPEGTTDYKGCWQALEQLVKKFHLPVIIKETGCGFSQKTMQRLTDIGIAALDIGGLGGTHWGRIEGHRATQDPIRHQAAITFKNWGIDTVTAVQQAAALKPAFEIWGSGGVTNGLNAAKLFALGASTVGFAKPMLEAALDSTEQVLLQMHTIEYELKVAMFCTGSRVLNDLTQKLA
- the ribH gene encoding 6,7-dimethyl-8-ribityllumazine synthase, producing MQKSAQPTEDLSMVESFPIAIIVGVFNRHITQNLQDGVITQLQKRGIKKEHISVYEVPGAIEIPLIAKRLAMSNSVQSIITLGSVIRGDTSHYDLVCTMASEGCMKVSLKYNIPVIFGLLTTENEEQAWDRLGGKHGHKGIELANAAISMQQLLNQLPR